The genomic window CAAATGCTGGTTTACCTCGGGCAAACCGAGGCTGCCGAACGGGCTCATAACGCTTGGCTCAGAACACTGGAAGAGGGGATCCATACCCGGGATATCTTCCGGGAAGGTAAAAGTCGAAAACTCGTCGGGACGCAGGAATTTGCCAGGGAAGTGGCCCGACGCATGGGACAAGAACCCCAAAGCTTACTCCGGCCGGTCCGGTACCCGCAAGGGGTCCCTCGACCCAGGGCGGATTTTCCCTACTTGCGAAAGGAACAACCCAAAGAGCTCGTTGGGATCGATCTTTTCCTGGAAAATAGCCCCACGTCTCCTGAAAGCCTAGCCGAGCGATTACAGAGTCTTGCCGGACCGGAGCTTAGTCTTCAATGTGTGGCTAACCGTGGATTGGTCGTTTGGCCTACCCGCCAAACCCAGGCGCTACGTGTCGACAATTATCAAGCGCGCTTTTTGTGGCGAGCATCCTGCGGTACTCCTCCTACCCAGGAAAAAGGACTTGAGCTGGCTCGAAAGTGCATGGAAGCCGGGCTGGGAATTGTACGCGTGCAATGGCTCTACCGCTACGGAAACGAACCCGGATACTCCCAGCTGCAAGGAGAATGAGCCATCCGCGTACATGCCTTGTCTTGGCGTCCGGAAGCGAGGCTTGCCGCCGTTCGGACACCCCCTTGGGTTAACCGGTCCACCTGTATCTTAGGAAACAAGAGGGGCTGTTTTCCTAGGGGAGGAGCCTTTGGCCATTGGCTTGTCCTGCGTTGGCCTATTTGCCCGTCCCCTTTGGCCTCCTTCCCAGCGATTTCCTTAAGGGAGCGGTGAGAGTCCCCTTGGGGTTTTCCCCACAGCCTCCTCGTCCCCAGAATAGTTGATCCCACAACCGACCCGATCGTAGAAGGGCTGGAAGGCTTTCGGGGTCGCGGGACGAAGGAAACGAAAAGCCTGGCTCCCCGTCGGATGTTGCATCCTAGGGAACTTTTTCTCCATCCCAAACCGGGTCAGGAGTCTTTCTTCCGCTTGCATCTCCCTCGAGAAAAAGGATCGATCGGCTAGCTCCCAGCCGTCGCAGCACCCTTGCGAAGGAAAGAGGGAAGGATGGTGCCTTTCTTTTGATATTCACTACGTAGCCACTCTTCAAGAACAGCTTCCTGCCGAAGCTCAAGTACCTGCTTTCGGACCTCTGACTCAAGTTCCTCCCGATGCGCGATTCGCTCAGGATGTCGCTCCCGCACCAGCACAATCACCCCTCCAAGAGAGGTAGCTTCCCACCGACTCACACGACCCACCGGAAGGTGTCGAACGATCGTGGCCAGCGCTGGACCATCAGGTAGGGACGGGTCCGGCTCTGCCGGGGAAAAATCCGTCAGTTCTTGAACCCGGAGCCCTAGCCTTTGAGCAGCTGACGAAAAACTTTCTCCTTGGGAAACGGCTTTCTGCAGCTGGTTGGATAGTCGATCCCCTTCTTCCATGAGAGCTCGAAGCGCCTTGCGACGCCGTGCTTTTTCACGCGCTAACGAAGCCACTTCTTCAAAGGGTTTCCGGCGCGACGGGGTCACCTTAAGCAGGTAGACAAGTGCATAACCGTTACCTTGGATGGCCACAGGATCACTTAGCGGCGATTCGGAAGAAAGTTCGAAAGCCACCCGCTGGACGACTTGGCCTCCAGGAATTTCTTGGGGGTTATCCTGGAGGGAAAATGGACCCACTCGCTGAATCGGGATTCCCTTTCGAGCAGCTTCCTGGAGCACTTCCTTTTCCCTACCAGTAAGTTCACTGGCAAAACGGCTTGCTTCTTCTCCCGCCTTTTGTTCGGTCTCCCCACTGGGCTCTTTTCCCGAAGGCTTAGCCCTAAACCACAAGATTGCCACCTCTCGCCGCTCGGGCTCTTGAAATTCCGGGTCCTCCTGGTGATTGCGATACTCTTCCTCCGCTTCTGCCTGGGTCACTTGCAGCTGAGAGGCACGTTCTTCCAAGGAAAAGCGAACGACTTCGAGGCTCACCGGGGCAAAGAGCATCGCAAGAATTTCTTTCGTTTCCTTGGGGTCCACACTGACAGGGGATAGAATCGCCTCTTGCACGTGACGAATCAAAAGCTCCTCGCGGACGATCTCTTCAAACCTTTCCGCTCGGATGCCCCGAGACGCTAAAAAT from Candidatus Methylacidithermus pantelleriae includes these protein-coding regions:
- a CDS encoding peptidylprolyl isomerase, with the protein product MLKEFVQLFRNRPSLSLAVFVAIGLSFLFFFNLPSLVHLREASVGKIEGRAVSAEEFRLSEQAVSLAMAMNPDLAQRSVPTELVRVMAWNRLIFLTKAKTWKDKVTDEEVVQFIQHLPIFQNGGRYDPELYQKFVSQFLASRGIRAERFEEIVREELLIRHVQEAILSPVSVDPKETKEILAMLFAPVSLEVVRFSLEERASQLQVTQAEAEEEYRNHQEDPEFQEPERREVAILWFRAKPSGKEPSGETEQKAGEEASRFASELTGREKEVLQEAARKGIPIQRVGPFSLQDNPQEIPGGQVVQRVAFELSSESPLSDPVAIQGNGYALVYLLKVTPSRRKPFEEVASLAREKARRRKALRALMEEGDRLSNQLQKAVSQGESFSSAAQRLGLRVQELTDFSPAEPDPSLPDGPALATIVRHLPVGRVSRWEATSLGGVIVLVRERHPERIAHREELESEVRKQVLELRQEAVLEEWLRSEYQKKGTILPSFLRKGAATAGS